The nucleotide sequence CACCAGACCGAGGGCTGTCGCGAGTAGGGCCTCGGCGATGCCGGGGGCCACAACGGCAAGACTAGTCGCCTTGCTGGCGGCGATGCCGGTAAAGGACGTCATGATGCCCCAGACCGTGCCGAACAGGCCGATGAAGGGTGAGGTTGCGCCAATGGTGGCCAGCACGCCGGTGCCACGCATCAGCCTGCGGCCCTCAGCGGCTTCCAGCCG is from Acidobacteriota bacterium and encodes:
- a CDS encoding tonB-system energizer ExbB; this encodes RLEAAEGRRLMRGTGVLATIGATSPFIGLFGTVWGIMTSFTGIAASKATSLAVVAPGIAEALLATALGLVAAIPAVVIYNHLARQTASCRAQVADLTALVMRLVSRDLGRMQALTASGQVVRFGASRDSRSVAGE